TCCGATCCTAGTACCAATCACACCAcgatggggggaaaggatcACAAGGATGGGACCCATGAGTGAAACAAGCGATCCAGAGAAAAAGCCGTACAAGGCAGAGATTGCCAACATGGAAGCCTGCGATACACCAACGATTAAGCAGAGGACAAGAATTCCAGACGCCAAAGCGCATGGAACGAGAATGTTGAGTGGCCCGGCCATCTGGGAAAGGTAACCAATGCCCAAACGTCCCAAAGTCGAAGTTGCGTTCACAATCGGCAGGAGATAGAATGCCAAATTCGCGGAGGTTATATGCTCGCTATTAGCGACAGACTGGATATAATAGTAGGGGGTGTAGAGTCCCATGAAGCACAAGAACATGCCGATATTGAACAGTGCATAAGGTGTTTCACGGAACGCTTGCCAGTCGACAAGCTTGCGGCGGGCAGCAGGAAGTGCGCGTACTCTCAGCACTAGGCACGAGATAGCTAGCCCAAAGAGAGCGACAAAGCCAGCAATGCGGACGGACCACGCAAATCCAACTTCATTTTGCAGAATATGTATCATGATCGGGTAAACGACACCACCAATACTCGATCCCGATGCGGCTATTCCTACCACGAAAGGGAGCTTCGTTGTGAAGTAAGTGGAGAGGATCGCAATGCTCGGAACGAAGAGAAGGCCAGCTCCGATACCAACGCAGAATGACTGCGCTAGAAGAACTTGCCAAAAACTTTGACAAAGACTGAGCATCATGTGACCAAACACAACAAGAAATGAGCCGGTATATAATAAAGGCATCACGAAACCAGCGTCATAGATGGGCCCAGTCAAAACCCCCAGAAACATAATGATAAATGACTGCAAAGACCCAACCCATGAaattgttgaagaagaggtacCCCGAAGCAGATTTTCTTCATAGAATGTCTCGAAAACACCGTATGAATTGATAATACCCCTGTTACTATCAGTTCTACTAGGGCTTTCTTCTCGAGAATCAGATTAATACTCACCATGTattgaagaacaagaaaaaagagcCGACCACCTGAAGCCAAGCTCGAATCCCTCCATCAGGTGGACTGGTATCATTCGATTCATGCTTTGAATTGAGGGAATGCTTTTGACATTCTTCATTTTCGACGATCCCATTAGGGGCTATTTCAAAAGTCGACAGGGACGAAGGCATTTTTGATCATAAAAATGTTGAGAGAACATTCAAGGACGGAGTTCTCTTTTTGCCTAGTTCGAAAACGTAGGCTATTGTTGTGCTTTATACATTAGTTTGTCATGAAAGAATGTTTGTCATGAAGGAATTGTCAAACACGCTGGTATTTGCCACTAAAGATTGCTTATGGCACTAGCCAGAATTGGAATGATGAATGACATACAGTTACCAGCAAAGAACCAAGGGAAGGCGCTCGGCCAGCAGCtctgtaaattatattaattcaacAAAAATCACTAGGCTTCCTTCATATCAAGcttgaatatatatctttgcGTTTAACACTAAGTATACTGGTAACATCTATCCAGCAGTATTGATATGTTTAGTTAAAACCATCTATACGTAGACATGGCAGCGCTCGCCCAAAAAGCTCAGGGGCTAGGATCGCCCGGCTCAGCTCGTGCCAAGATAATCCTCAGTCAGTCTATTCGAGGCCTACAATTTTCATTTAATCGTTAAGTTTGTCTATTAAGTTCAAGTTGTTTATCAACCTTCTTTCTAaatttatcattatattttctgattCAAgcaaaatttttttttctttaacaTAtgctataaatatatttctccAATACAAGTCGTAAGCAACTCTCAGTTTCCTTAAATATATTTGTGATAGGgtctacttgtcagggtagaaaaCCTGTCtactaggtaaggaatcaaACACGAAACGCTGTAGATTAGTCTAGTAGCGACAAAGGTAGCCTATATCCACAGAAAAGACTGATCCTTTGAGGATCAGTAGCTTAACCAGCTCGGCTATCATGTTGCACACGGCGGAAAAGGGTAGGATCACTGTCGATGGCCTCACGAGTCTATCAAACACTAGAATAGGTCACCCCGTTGGCCTCCAACCCACGAAGCCAACGGAATCTATCACAATTtatatgataataatattgatatcTTATATCGATACAAGATACTGATTCTTGAGAAATCAGTAGTGTATTAATTACAatcttttatcttatatttatttcatcAAACTAGAACAgctattaataatcttataatttatgaTTATCGTAATACATTATATCGATGGTCATAGCCCCAATGACTCGGTTACTCAGTTATCCTATCACAGTCTGGATATTTCACTCTTGGAAGCAAACCCTAGCATTAGTTAAATCAGAGATTAACGACTGAAGGAAAACCATTGACTTAAAATTTTGATACTAGAACATTTTTTTGAGTCATCACGATCAGGCTTATTGCTGGTATGAGAAAGATGAGCTATCAAACATAACACTATAACAGTATAACTTGATGTGGATTTGATACTGAGTAACTGGGGTTATGACCGCTTTTTCTCTATTCAAAATAGTACTAGAACCTGGCACTTGCACTGGGAACAGGTGAGGAAAGAATAAGTGCATGACTTGACATCGGAGTCCGAACACATGATTATGTCCAAAGGCAAGCTATATCGAAATCAATGCATACCCCCAAGAACTCCCTCAGTTTGGTTTGATCGTGTGTGTGTTGCCTGGCATCATCCTAGACAACCAATAATTTTCTAAAGTATTTCACTTTCGCAAAAGCTTTTGGTCCGCTCTATGGTTACCGATATCTTTGTCCTGAGATAATGAAGTCCCTTACGACAACACATGCTCATATACGTATCGCATCCGCAGAGCAAAGACAAGGGATTCTGCACACTACTATGTTAACGAAACCTTGCTTGAGTGATGGTTTACGGGGTCAACATACCATCTCGAGTAATCCCCGTCAGCTCGGCAACATTCCGTGTTGGTCACAGCGCCAGAACCCCAGGGCCAGGTGCGCTAGTAAAGATCCGTACAATTGTCATGGTATAGGGGACCCAATTGATGAACCATGGTAGAGTACAATGTGGATATTGAGACCCCAAGCTAAGAACGCGAACCATACATTTGGTCGGTGAAGGTTACTCGCGGCTGGCAAAGGTGCCATTGCGCTCCGCCCAAAATACTAGTTACTAGGATTGTAGGGGATTGAAGGGCCGGTGGGATGTGTTGTCGAGAATTCCATAGCCCTGACCAGGCCAGGTAGGGTTTCCATCGTGGTGTACAACTTTCCTCTCTTATAAAGCTTGATGGGATATAAGGGAACAAAGTGAAATTGGAAGTTGTATTCTAGCGCTCGTGGGattgaagaagctcgagAATATTTTCGAGTGAGGAACACAACTCAGGAGAGTTAGGGTAACGTTGAATCGTCCACTCAGCTACTTCGGCAGGGCTTTGATTATGGAATTGTCTGCAATCAGATCGCGCGGTCTTGTCGGCTCCTGCATCTAATAGGACCTTGACAATGCTCCTCCTAGCCAAATAAACAGCACGGTGAAGTGGGGTACCCCACTCCGGTGATGAGGTATTAGGATCAAGACCCTTGGAGAGGAGTAGTTTTGTCTTAAACTCTCCCCGAGACTCGCCCGGTCGGATAgcatggaagaaaagagtgGATTCCAGCCTGGCCCCGTTTGAAAGAAGGGCCTCAAATAGAGCCGTATCTTCTTCACTGATGCTCCCAAGAGCACAAGCAAGTGGACTGACTCCCTTAGGACCACAACGGTTGGGGTCGGCACCCCGTGAGAGCAATTCTTCGGCACACTTAGTGTCTTTCATGAACCTATTACGTAGTGGTCAGTGATGGGTCCCGTAGATGTGAATAGCAAGCCTGACAGAACATACCGTAGAAGTGGCTCGCCATTAGAGACGCTGCAATTCGGATCGAGACCATGGTCGAGATAGTAACGAACGATGCTCGGGTGTTGCCGGCCATTGTCACCAATAAGGAAACTCGGTGAATCGGCTGTCATTCGAGCCCCAGCATCAAATAGTGCAGTCACTATATCTGCGTGAGCCTCAGCGGTTGCGAGATTGAGTCCTTCGCTGAGGTCCTCAGCACTGAGCTGTCCATTGTCGAGGGCCTCCTGAGTCTTCAGCAAGTCACCATCGAAGCAGGCATCATGAAAGGCTTCGACGAAAGCCTCACCGGGGGCCATGTTGGGTGTGTATAGAGATGAGATGGAAATGATATGTGCGAGGGCAGTAAAAAGCAGGTTCGGTTTGTAACACGGATAGCAATGAAGGATCTTTGGGGTTTATGCCTCCGGGCAGGCGGTAGCGGGAGTGGGGCGGAGAGCAGCTGCAAGCACCAAATGCAGTAAAGCCCAACTGGGTAGAACTCAGGTATTGATGGCACCGGACAAGCCCGAAGTCGCTGTGTCAAAGAATACCGCCGACTGCTAGGACATACGCCTTGAGACCCTCAGTTGTCACTTCGCTTGCATCTGCTATTCCCCTGACCTGTGGCCCACCCTCAGGGCTACGGGCTTGGCTTTAATCTGCGGTCGCCCCACCGTTACCAAAGTAAGTCATTGCAGGACAGATACCTCTGCTCTCATGGATGCTTGGCATAGGTCAATTTCCCATGGAcagctcctcttctcaaATCGTTGGTGAGGATTTTCTAGCGTACCCCGAATAGAGGATTTGGAGCACCTTGTTACCGTAGCGCGTATGTCGCATGGTAACCCGAAGAGTATGGCTCTTGAGTGTAAATctaagaggaaggaggagaagacacaAGAAATGAGGGACTTACTGCCTCCACTTGTCTTACTTTCATTTTCGCCTCGCACCTGCTGGATTCACTATCCCATGTTTGTCGTACAATACGCTTGCTCAATGATAACAGTTGACCGGAGTCAAGGAAATGGCGGGGGCTTACCACTGCGTACCAGTCATATGGAGTCTAGTAGGGAAATTGTCACAACGGGACAATAGTCAAACAATATCTGataaatttctaaataatattatttaataagacttTCCACGgggaatataataatataatttttatttctttatttaattgtTCTATGGAgttataagtatttaaaaataataatatatatttttaaatttaattagtatatGTAACAGAAATTTAAgcagattaatatatataataaaaattaaaattagattaatatacttttctataaatattaaatctaattaaatctattaagtattataaaaataaatattataattataaatattactctAGAGTGGTTATACCTGACTGTTATACCTTAACCTAACCTTAACCGTAACCTGACGGTTAAATTAAGGTATAAGAATCCTCTTAACTGTACAGTTAAGGGTAGGTTACAGTTAGAGTGGTTAACGGCCAGGGTAGGGTAGGttaatagaaaaatttaTACCTGCTGTCAggttaataattagatataagattttcttatatttaactacagaataattaaaaataggataattaattattttaattatttttaatactaatatttatctactatattttattagactTTAATACAGGTAAGATATATtcaaattaataattatttattctaattatttatatctttttagaTAATTGATATAAGACtaattttcttgattttaaaaatagttagaaaaaaaaacagtatattttattttattttaatttatttaatctaatattatcttagataaTAGCAAAAATTGagtttataaaaaaaattatttttataatttaaagtaagaataaatatatatatttacagttctattttaattatatattatttataatttataaatatcttttaaattactttttcAGGCTGGTAAATCTCTCTGaaaactattttatatattaataaataaatttattatttttttataaatttaaaaaggcttctaagtatttataataaatttaaatactataaattatttatattatttaattataatattctatattactctacttatttaatttatctagaaatttatattttttattaattataaatataaagactTGAAcagtattttattaagatttataaagtatttttacagattttattaataatattattataataattataaaatatttttataaaacttctATTTACATTACTTGGtaaaatctaaatatttattatattaaaaatattttatataacagTTATTAGATactataaaatcttatttataaataaaattaaaagatgtctctaataaaaatttattattattaaatatttctaatatatataaatagattatatttatattaatatatgtTAGGaggtaaaataatattatattaattaaattttttttattttttattttctttgaTTATTTATACAgatagataatttattataaattaattataattatta
The window above is part of the Aspergillus luchuensis IFO 4308 DNA, chromosome 8, nearly complete sequence genome. Proteins encoded here:
- a CDS encoding uncharacterized protein (COG:G;~EggNog:ENOG410QEI1;~InterPro:IPR020846,IPR011701,IPR036259;~PFAM:PF07690;~TransMembrane:10 (i12-34o40-64i76-99o105-129i150-171o183-204i216-235o241-265i277-298o304-323i);~go_function: GO:0022857 - transmembrane transporter activity [Evidence IEA];~go_process: GO:0055085 - transmembrane transport [Evidence IEA]) produces the protein MFLGVLTGPIYDAGFVMPLLYTGSFLVVFGHMMLSLCQSFWQVLLAQSFCVGIGAGLLFVPSIAILSTYFTTKLPFVVGIAASGSSIGGVVYPIMIHILQNEVGFAWSVRIAGFVALFGLAISCLVLRVRALPAARRKLVDWQAFRETPYALFNIGMFLCFMGLYTPYYYIQSVANSEHITSANLAFYLLPIVNATSTLGRLGIGYLSQMAGPLNILVPCALASGILVLCLIVGVSQASMLAISALYGFFSGSLVSLMGPILVILSPHRGVIGTRIGMCFTLLGIALLIGTPIAGSILDSHGANMVWVYSGVLTLAGGFAIAISRMSQSSWKLFAKI
- a CDS encoding ankyrin repeat domain-containing protein (InterPro:IPR002110,IPR036770,IPR020683;~PFAM:PF00023,PF12796;~go_function: GO:0005515 - protein binding [Evidence IEA]) codes for the protein MAPGEAFVEAFHDACFDGDLLKTQEALDNGQLSAEDLSEGLNLATAEAHADIVTALFDAGARMTADSPSFLIGDNGRQHPSIVRYYLDHGLDPNCSVSNGEPLLRFMKDTKCAEELLSRGADPNRCGPKGVSPLACALGSISEEDTALFEALLSNGARLESTLFFHAIRPGESRGEFKTKLLLSKGLDPNTSSPEWGTPLHRAVYLARRSIVKVLLDAGADKTARSDCRQFHNQSPAEVAEWTIQRYPNSPELCSSLENILELLQSHER